From the Rhodococcus sp. NBC_00297 genome, one window contains:
- a CDS encoding crotonase/enoyl-CoA hydratase family protein has product MTDAPAPWREGWDEGADSPFTGRTPQQDSPTFRTLTYEVDGRIARITFDRPEHGNAITADTPVELAAAVERADLDPRVHVMLLSGRGKGFCGGYDLSIYAENLDRGDSGAVDTTGTVLDPVVQARNHDPSGQWDPMIDYAMMSRFNRGFASLLHANKPVVAKLHGFAVAGGTDIALYADQIICADDTRIGYPPTRVWGVPAAGMWAHRLGDQRAKRLLLTGDCLTGTQAAEWGLAVESVPADQLDARTEELVARIARMPINQLMMVKLALNSALISSGVHTSTMISTVFDGVARHTREGFAFQTRAATVGFRQAVQERDEPFGDAKRR; this is encoded by the coding sequence GTGACCGACGCACCCGCCCCGTGGCGGGAGGGGTGGGACGAGGGAGCCGACTCCCCCTTCACCGGCCGCACTCCACAGCAGGACTCTCCGACGTTCCGGACGCTCACCTACGAGGTCGACGGGCGGATCGCCCGGATCACCTTCGACCGACCGGAGCACGGCAACGCCATCACCGCGGACACCCCCGTCGAACTGGCGGCGGCCGTCGAGCGGGCAGATCTCGATCCGCGAGTACACGTCATGCTGCTGTCCGGTCGCGGCAAGGGGTTCTGCGGCGGCTACGACCTGTCGATCTACGCCGAGAATCTCGATCGGGGCGACAGCGGGGCCGTGGACACGACGGGGACGGTTCTCGATCCCGTCGTCCAGGCCCGCAACCACGATCCGTCGGGCCAGTGGGACCCGATGATCGACTACGCGATGATGAGCCGATTCAACCGCGGATTCGCCAGCCTGCTGCACGCGAACAAGCCGGTGGTGGCCAAGCTGCACGGTTTCGCCGTGGCCGGCGGTACCGACATCGCGCTGTACGCCGACCAGATCATCTGTGCGGACGACACGCGGATCGGCTACCCGCCGACCCGCGTCTGGGGCGTTCCCGCCGCCGGGATGTGGGCACACCGCCTCGGCGACCAGCGCGCCAAACGACTGCTCCTGACCGGTGACTGTCTCACCGGGACGCAGGCGGCGGAGTGGGGTCTCGCCGTCGAATCGGTGCCTGCGGATCAGCTCGACGCCCGCACCGAAGAACTTGTCGCACGGATCGCGCGCATGCCGATCAACCAGCTGATGATGGTCAAGCTGGCGCTCAACAGCGCGTTGATCAGCTCCGGCGTGCACACCTCCACGATGATCAGCACGGTCTTCGACGGCGTCGCCCGGCACACCCGGGAGGGCTTCGCGTTCCAGACCCGCGCTGCCACCGTCGGATTCCGGCAGGCCGTCCAGGAACGCGACGAACCGTTCGGTGACGCGAAGCGGAGGTGA
- a CDS encoding ABC transporter ATP-binding protein produces MSTGVLDRGTRRAVEASSATVTSSLRRFAPFLAPYRWYFVGSIVVSLIATLTGLVIPLVIQSIIDGPITRGDVAGVWWPAALVLLLGTIDAAGIWIRRYLVSGPSSQFEITARAHVFAKLQHVSVAAHDSWESGQLLSRAISDLSALRRFVAFIGPFIIINAVTLVVGLGVLLSRAWQFGVIMLVVAIPLVWACVRFEELYRVVARDAQDQAGDVTTTVEESIHGIRVLKAFGRSAHLGRRFLAQAATLRTTELTKVRYLAILWTVIVGLPPVAVGGMLAYGTYAIVTGTLTAGTLVATMAIVAFLLWPIESFGFLLAELNNARTAADRYWEIMDTPDTIVDPVSPVPLPDPVRGHIRVDHVSFAFPDASDHLLHDVTFEVRPGETVALAGNTGTGKSVLTTLIPRLFDVDGGAITLDGVDVRSMRLADLRSVVSVAFEEPVLFSASVRENVALGRPDATDEDVAEALEIAHATDFVEKLPWGLDTRIGEQGLSLSGGQRQRLALARAVLGRPRVLVLDDPLSALDVDTEATVQRRLRTVLAHSTTVLVAHRPSTAALADRVVHLGHGTVMETGTHEHLLATSAAYRDVMGSMSGAERDHG; encoded by the coding sequence GTGTCCACCGGAGTGCTCGATCGCGGAACGAGACGTGCGGTCGAGGCGTCCTCCGCGACGGTGACCTCGTCGCTCCGCCGCTTCGCCCCGTTCCTGGCGCCGTATCGCTGGTACTTCGTCGGGTCCATCGTGGTCTCGCTGATCGCCACGCTCACCGGCCTGGTGATCCCGCTCGTCATCCAGAGCATCATCGACGGCCCGATCACCCGCGGCGACGTCGCCGGCGTGTGGTGGCCTGCGGCGCTGGTGCTGCTGCTGGGAACGATCGATGCCGCCGGCATCTGGATCCGTCGCTACCTGGTGTCGGGGCCGTCGAGTCAGTTCGAGATCACGGCCCGCGCGCACGTGTTCGCGAAACTGCAGCACGTGTCGGTGGCCGCGCACGACAGCTGGGAATCGGGCCAACTGCTCTCCCGCGCCATCTCCGACCTCTCCGCGCTGCGCCGCTTCGTCGCCTTCATCGGACCGTTCATCATCATCAACGCGGTGACCCTCGTCGTGGGTCTCGGTGTCCTGCTCTCCCGCGCATGGCAGTTCGGCGTCATCATGCTCGTCGTGGCGATTCCGCTGGTGTGGGCGTGCGTCCGGTTCGAGGAGCTCTATCGCGTCGTCGCACGCGACGCCCAGGACCAGGCCGGCGACGTCACCACCACCGTCGAGGAGTCCATCCACGGCATCCGGGTGCTCAAGGCGTTCGGCCGCAGCGCCCACCTGGGACGCCGCTTCCTCGCGCAGGCCGCGACGCTCCGCACGACCGAGCTCACCAAGGTCCGGTACCTGGCGATCCTGTGGACCGTCATCGTCGGACTGCCACCGGTGGCCGTCGGCGGCATGCTCGCCTACGGGACGTACGCCATCGTGACGGGGACCCTGACGGCCGGAACTCTGGTGGCGACCATGGCCATCGTCGCCTTCCTGCTGTGGCCGATCGAGTCCTTCGGTTTCCTGCTCGCCGAGCTGAACAACGCGCGGACGGCGGCGGATCGGTACTGGGAGATCATGGACACCCCGGACACCATCGTGGATCCGGTCTCCCCCGTTCCCCTGCCCGACCCGGTGCGGGGGCACATCCGCGTCGACCACGTCTCCTTCGCATTCCCGGACGCATCCGACCACCTCCTGCACGACGTCACGTTCGAGGTGCGTCCGGGCGAGACGGTGGCTCTCGCCGGCAACACCGGAACGGGGAAGTCCGTCCTGACGACGCTGATACCTCGGCTCTTCGACGTCGACGGTGGCGCGATCACTCTCGACGGTGTCGACGTCCGGTCGATGCGGCTGGCGGATCTGCGCTCGGTGGTCTCGGTCGCCTTCGAGGAGCCGGTGCTGTTCTCGGCCAGTGTGCGCGAGAACGTCGCGCTGGGCCGCCCCGACGCCACGGACGAGGACGTCGCGGAGGCACTCGAAATCGCGCACGCGACGGATTTCGTCGAGAAGCTGCCGTGGGGCCTCGACACCCGGATCGGCGAGCAGGGACTGAGCCTGTCCGGCGGTCAACGCCAGCGACTGGCGCTGGCGCGGGCGGTGCTCGGCCGGCCCCGCGTGCTCGTGCTGGACGATCCGCTCTCCGCACTCGACGTGGACACCGAGGCGACGGTTCAGCGCAGGCTGCGCACCGTGCTCGCGCACTCCACGACCGTGCTGGTGGCACACCGCCCCTCGACCGCCGCGCTCGCGGATCGCGTCGTGCACCTCGGCCACGGCACGGTGATGGAGACCGGGACGCACGAGCACCTGCTCGCCACCTCGGCGGCGTACCGCGACGTGATGGGCTCGATGTCGGGAGCGGAGCGAGATCATGGCTGA